The Thunnus thynnus chromosome 19, fThuThy2.1, whole genome shotgun sequence genome contains the following window.
GTCGTGATCATTAAATATCTGCAGCTTGGCGGCTCGTATTTAGGGGCCGCAATCAAATTTCATACTCGTTCTTTTATCTGACAACAAacatagaaaaatatataaataagaaaCACCTATATTGTGAATTTGGCTGCTTTAAAACATATTATAGGTGATTGTAGAGAGCAGGATGGAGGTTTTAACTGGTCATCTACActagagctgcagcaattaatcaattagttgtcaactattaaattaatcgccaactgttttcataatggattaatcgttttgaggcCTTTTTATGACgtaaatgtccaaattctctgattccagcttctcaaatgtgaatattttctggtttctttagttctctatgacagtaaactgaatatctttgggttgtggactgttggacaagacaaaaccagaaatctgagacatttttcaccattttctgacattttatggaccaaacaacaaatcaattaaatcgagaaaataatgaaaatgatgaaaataattgttgcagccctaatctaCACAGTTTACCAATCCATTCCCTCGGTTTATTAATCAGTTTGCATGGATTTCcacatcaatatttttttgtacCACATGAGCACTGGGGGGCTCTGTAGAGATGTacaggtaataataataataatattctcaTAATAACGTaaatgatggctctgttctatttaagtgtcccagtgagtcatgacagtgtggcagtgagccagcatgcacaaaaccaggaccctgaaactgaagcagctaaatggaattcagccatgagtcattttattattcacacctgtacttttcctactgtaacatgtcaaaatattcGCCGCCGTCTGCAGTCACGTAAAACCAgctccaccccccctcccctctgaGTATGACGGGGGTCGATGTAtggctgtttctttttttttttttttttttagagtgtaAACTCAGCACTGATGTCCGTCACCTCTTTATTTGACGTCACGGCAGCTGTCACCCTCACAGGACTGGAGCTTGATGAGTCGCTGGTTCATCACCTGCAGGATGGTGGGATCCACCTTCTTCACGATGTTCTCCAGCTGGTGGGGGTCGGAGGTCAGGTTATACACCTCTACGAATGACTGGAGGACACAAAAGGGAACAGACACTAAACGTCACCACACGTGTCACTGaagcccttttcagacatggatGATGTAACACTTCAGACAGAGGCGTCTTTCACATTGATGTTACAGATTCTTTCAGACATGACAGGATATTTATAGAAAGAGACGATACTTGTGTAATATTTGACACCTGAtgcacaagaggaaaaaaggaagagtTAAATGTTATGTTCTTTTAcaggctgcatcactgatgAATTTTAAAGCAGTTGAAGCAactataattgatattttttaatatagCAAAatctgatctgtcagtgtgtaatgtgtttggttcgtagtgatgaacctacagagaattatcagtgactctgcagctcctctcggctttatggagctttatagtgagtttcagctcattgtttaactgtccagctgcaactttactgttttggttcactctcagtggcCGAAAACGATGCTATGAGTCGGCTAAAAGTAAGAGGATGCTACCTATACGTCTTTACTAAGGTCAGATTAACAAATCTGGGTATTTTGCCGACTAGTGAGCGGCTATCTGAACCTGTCCTTCGTCTCTAATGTAATGAAGAGTGTCGTGCTCTACCTCGCTGTCTGCAAACTCGCAGTACTGCAGGTTGTGTCCGCTGTCGAGGGTCCTGACGCAGGCGTAGGTGTTGTTGTAGGcgtcttcacacacacagtctgggAAACATTGCTAATGAAAAAGAAGTGTTGAGTCAGTGCTGTatttttatccattatttttacAGATGAAAGCTTCTCTGTTGGtgtattacattttaatgttgttcttgttgcttaattttctgttgattaattgtttcagcactaatcTGCTTATCAAATCCTCACCTTTGACAAAGcagatgtttggcattttagcTTGATAAATTACTTCAAACAATTATACAAGTTGTTGTTGATGAATACAGCTGCAATTaactattgttttcattatcgactGATCGCTTTgtctacaaaaaaaaaggcagaaaattgtgaaaaatgtcatgttttgtctgttcaACAGTCAGACTAaaattcaattatcaaaacagttgctgctcaattttctattgatcaacTAATCTTTGTAGCTCTATtgatcaattttctgtttttccaatAAAGCACATTGTTTTCTTGTGGTAGCTACTCACAGACAGTCCAGGGCCGAGTTTGGGGCAGGACGGGTCTGTTGTCGGATGTCCCTCTCCGGTGTATTCAACAAGGAAAAAGGGGCGTGCGGAGCCATTACGCAGTGAAGGAGCCTAAAAAGTAGGAGATGTATAAAAGTTAGTTCagattgaagaaaaaaaaaaaaaaaagcaacatttagaAAAACGTTTTGAAGAAACATCTGACCATCTGAGAGAGGAAAGACTGTCCATCCATGTTCACAGAAGACAGGTTGAGGCCGGATATGTCCAGTATGGTTGGAGCCAGATCGATATTCAACACTGGAGCCTGAAGGAGTCACACAACATATAAGTGAGACCAATGATTACAAGCTAACAACTGCATATTAGAAGAAATGCaagaacatgtgtgtgtgtgtgtgtgtgtgtgtgtgcacagtagAGGATTGATTGTGACCTGCAGTGTCTGGTTTGGTTTGATGCCTGGACCGCGGACCATGAGGGGGATCCTGATGTCAAATTCATACAGCTGCCTCTTATCAATGGGCAGAGAGAACTGACCTGGAACAGACAGGAGAAATaatgcttgctgtaatcattcctcctgttcatactgaccattagaagatcccttcataatgaccttacaatgtaaatccacagtcctccttctgtgcaaaaaatgtgtttaaaagtttatctaatatgctaatatgaagcttcagcgtccaaatgagtcaaatcaagtagatatctttcaacattacaacagggaaacactgtccgaggaaacacaaagagggaatttgatgttaaaaagactgtaaatgtgtcagatatccacttgatatgactaactcagactgccagtatgaacaggaggaatgattacagcgaggaaaacctctttcactgttcatatggacacctgactataaattgtgaacttgtcctttaattgGAGCACTCTCAGACCTGTGTGGTAGCCGTTATCTGACATGTAGAAGATGTAGGTGTTGTCCAGTTCCTTTATGCTATCAAGTTTCTTGACCAGCTTCTCCACCATTTCGTCCACAGACAGGAGGGTCTGCCACCTGCAGCAGACACGATAAGGATCATTTTTAAGAACTGGGGATGGCGATctccaccactttgatccacactgaaatatgtgtataaaaacagagaatattTAGCAGTTGTACCTCTTCCTGTACGCATTATCCAGGAAGGTGAGTGAGCTATCCGGCATGGGGTTGATGGGTTGACGCAGCAGCCAGTGTTtgtcctgaaacacacagacaaatggaGATTCATGGGAAAGACTAAAAGAAcagttattatatttaaatgaagTATTAGTTAAAGTTCAATAAGGAGGATCTTTTCTCTTCAAAGTCTCCTTTAAACCTCTatgggtgattttttttttgcttcaattTCTTCCTGCTCTGAGCTTCTCCATCACTTCCGCTTCCCACACTCAAACAAATTTCCCCTCGGTCACCGTATCAAGGACTTTGCTGCGTGTAAAACCAGGAGGAAGACATTTTAAAGGTAGGAACGAACTTTAATACCTGATTGATTTGTGCAATATTCTTATGCTTGCACCACTTGTGAGTGGACAGACGGATGCATGCAGCCTTCACTTCCCGGTAttgtttgagtttttgtttttagacattgCCGCTCCTTTTTATTGTGGCTATTTAGACTTTATGGCGCTTGAATGTATTTAACGAAGGGTTCGCTTtcatccgtgtgtgtgtgtgtgtgtgtgtgtgtgtgtgtgtaagtgcacATATGCGTACATTTTGGTGGCACAACAGTCATAAAATTTAACTGCAGTTGTAACCTCAAATTCACAACCTCGGACATGGGAGCCGGGCACACTAAAAAAGAGGAGGCTAAAACCTTTGGGCGCTAGCATCTGTCGCTAGCACATCTCTTCAGGTGTAAGGGAATGATGTTTACTCATGAATGATTGCTGATGTATTATTGTATGCAAATTAGGCATGGTGGATGTTTGTGCAGGACGGACGGGGCGATAGTTGAGTCACGATGGTGCTTGTTAGTTACTTTCTTCTGGCACCGGGACTGGTCGCACATGCCCATtaacagctgtctgttctgtagcttttgttgctaaggtgtttccatgtgttgttctcATACTTCATACTTCAGATTTCAGCttcaacatgtacagatggatttgagaagttgatatttggagtaaagaaggagaaaaagaagtgaaatcctgctactatagtttgtttacgtagcctccggagccggaggaggcttcctgaagctgaccaatcagaacagagtgggctcatcaggaggcgggccttaaagagacaggagctaaaacggcctgtttcagacagaggctgaactgaggggctgcataaaggaccagtagaagataaataaggagtttttaactggaaatcatgcaaatatattcaagtagagcctcagaataaaaatatacagctggaaatgagcatgttacgtcccctttaagtttATTTGGAAAGCTTTAAGAGGCTCACACTGGTTGCCTCAGTATACACTGATTTGCCAGAGTTGTGTTTCCCAAATCTCTATAAGGGAGATGGCAGgtgcaaagttagcatgaccCATGGTCAGAATGGGCACAATTATGAGAATTAAGttcaataacattattttttctcAAGTGAAGATGTTTCACAACAGTAGAGTCTTTCTCTTTTGCTAATCTCAACTCATCTCTCCTTCTCGGATAATGTTTGATATAAACGTGGACAAACCTTCCCTGGTTTGTCAAAGCTCCCGTCTCGAGGGGCTTTAACGTTGCTGAACGCTTTCTGGTGCTGAGGTGCTGCCGTCCAGGGAGAGTGAGGAGCCGGAGGAGCCAACATCAGGAAGAACGGGTGCTGAGGGCTCCTGTCTTCCAAGAAGTGGAGAGACCTGTTCGCCTGGAACAAGGAAGAGCCAAGACTGAATACATCACCGCTGCAAAAtttcacattaaattaaaaacacagatgggGAGACGAAGaaggaaacacagaaaacaatggtgtgtttgtttgatagAACAGGATCAGATATCaggaaataaacaacaaaaggtaAATGATTGAGCTCTGAGAAGACGGAGAGACTGGAAGGACTGAAGATGGTTGTGTATTTAGTGAACCTGTGAGCTGTAATTACAACAATAATGCTCCAAAATCAGTATTTTCAAAGCTCAAACGACTTTGGCTGCtttaagaaataataaaacttcTTATCACTGAGTAACTAgatggtttgttttgttttgattatttttcgaTTAATACTTGTGTTTggtttcagtctgtttttgtcttaGTGATCGATAGATTTACTGTACTATGCATAAAAGATAACATTTTTGAGaacaaaattaattattttaaagctgcattcattggtttttttgttgttttttttggccacttgggggcagcagagcaagctgcacacacaacactgacatataatcaccttataaagttgatatgttgaacttgttagcaaacagttgcttatttctaCATCCAGCAGCCTTTCTGGAAAATTTGTGGTTCTGTGATACGAAATACTTCCACATTTGATGCAAGTTTGAGGTGAAAGTAGCAATAAgagataaaaaatgtttaaaaaaagaaagaaggggggaaaaaggtatgaaattttaaaagaaaaaagtactgtatgtgctgtgccAGGTGGATATTGGGATAAGgattttgatttttatgtgttatttgTTAAATTGacttaaattaaattcaattaaaaaagaGAGTCCCTTGCAAGTCCCTCACATTTATGGAAGTACAATAGTAAATGAAGGAGAACCGCTTTATGAATTGTATTTCATTACTGTCTTTGTTGCTGATAAAACTGCAATTCATCACTAACCAGCGGTGCATGTGACGAGGGAAAGTTCAGTTCTCATAAACTATATTTAAAAGCAGCGTGGGTAGACAGCTGGTTAAGCAGAAACACTCAACTGTCAGCTGATCATGATGCTGATGACATGCAAAAATCACCTGACAGAAGACTGAACAACACAACTGAACAAAAAATAACACGaaactaaacattttcagtctctaaaacactcaaaaatctGAATGTTAATACTCAGTCAGAGACAAAATAGATGTATATTCTTGTTTCTTGCATTTCCAGTAAAGTTGTTGATGATTAACTTTTCTTACTGCTGACTGGCAAACAAAGACGACTCGCTAGACATTTTATATTTCgatgacagcagctgatttAGACAGTTTGGAGGTGAACGTTCttattttttccccataaaTCACATGGGGAAATCACAAGTCCGGGACGTGCAGAAGTCATTGAACTCAACACACATCGGTCATCAGGAGGTTAACGTCTTACTATGAGGTCCGTGAGGTAGTCCTTTTCATAACTGTCTCCGTGCTTTTCCTCTTTGCCGTTGACTGAGAGCGTGTAGTTGTAGTACTGGGAGTTTCCCACCTGCAGCAACACAGCAAAAGGTTGTGACAACAGAAATACTTAAATACTTAGCATTCCTGTTtgttcaagtgtgtgtttgagagactCACCAGTGCATGCCACTGGTCCCAGCCGGGTGGAACATGGTCGACGTCTCCTGCTTCTTTCTTCCCGTACTGATGACAGAAATAGTGAAATAGAGTTTAAACGTTCAGGAATGTCGGAGAATTATTCTATTTTGAcgatcagttaattgttttggtAATTCAATTTCaagtaaaaaatgcaaaatatttgatggtttcagcttctcaatgGGACAGtttgctttctctttttgtcacaTATGACAGTTAATTGAGCATCTTAATATTTTAGGCTGTTAATTGAAGATATTATCGTGAttttgagaaattgtgaatgccattttgtcactattttttaacagtttataaACTAAAAGACTAAtagataatgaaagtaattgctAGTAGATGCCatatagtgaaaaaaaacaggactgttgataaaatga
Protein-coding sequences here:
- the gnsb gene encoding glucosamine (N-acetyl)-6-sulfatase (Sanfilippo disease IIID), b, with protein sequence MAALRASRGRQRGHPAALTTLTLLSVLLTCCVRCAQSAKPSNIILILADDQDVQLGGMTPMTKTKALIGDAGATFVNAFTVTPLCCPSRSSILTGQYPHNHEVRNNSLSGNCSSLLWQKGPESEAFPIYLSKQKYQTFFAGKYLNQYGKKEAGDVDHVPPGWDQWHALVGNSQYYNYTLSVNGKEEKHGDSYEKDYLTDLIANRSLHFLEDRSPQHPFFLMLAPPAPHSPWTAAPQHQKAFSNVKAPRDGSFDKPGKDKHWLLRQPINPMPDSSLTFLDNAYRKRWQTLLSVDEMVEKLVKKLDSIKELDNTYIFYMSDNGYHTGQFSLPIDKRQLYEFDIRIPLMVRGPGIKPNQTLQAPVLNIDLAPTILDISGLNLSSVNMDGQSFLSQMAPSLRNGSARPFFLVEYTGEGHPTTDPSCPKLGPGLSQCFPDCVCEDAYNNTYACVRTLDSGHNLQYCEFADSESFVEVYNLTSDPHQLENIVKKVDPTILQVMNQRLIKLQSCEGDSCRDVK